The genomic DNA CAGCTTTTTCGCAAGTTAGGAATTACGCTGCGTAGGTAATTCTTGTTGCAATTGATGCCGACCATTGCGGACAATGCGCAACATATCGTGAAGTTGCTCCTCAATATTTTGTAAAACGCTGTCAGCATACTCATCAGCCCCATCTTGAATTGCTTGAGCTTCTGCGATCGCAGTTCTTCGCATTTCCTCTATTTCTTGCTGACATTGGCGACGTTTACGATCAATATCTTCGAGAGTTTCTTGCATCATCGCTTCGCACTCTTGCTGCACTTGCCGCCGCAGTTCGGAGGCTTCTCGCTCTGCCTGCTTGAGGATTTCGCTATTATCTAAAATTTGCGCTCTTTTGGCTTGTGCTGCTTCTACAATCTGCTGTCCGTACTCTTCAGCTTGTAGGATAATTTCCTCTTTGTGTATGAGAATTTCTGCTGCTTGTTGAAAAGCTGGTGGCAGAGACAGCCGAACAAAATCAAGCTGTTCGAGCAATTTCTCTT from Chlorogloeopsis sp. ULAP01 includes the following:
- a CDS encoding DivIVA domain-containing protein; the protein is MLRPKPAHIESDHNGSIPAPPEFRDGISEDSTRTGSIDIHQELNHLEEIILASLHIPLTQYTLVDEEKLLEQLDFVRLSLPPAFQQAAEILIHKEEIILQAEEYGQQIVEAAQAKRAQILDNSEILKQAEREASELRRQVQQECEAMMQETLEDIDRKRRQCQQEIEEMRRTAIAEAQAIQDGADEYADSVLQNIEEQLHDMLRIVRNGRHQLQQELPTQRNS